The Chlorocebus sabaeus isolate Y175 chromosome 1, mChlSab1.0.hap1, whole genome shotgun sequence genome includes a region encoding these proteins:
- the PPP2R1B gene encoding serine/threonine-protein phosphatase 2A 65 kDa regulatory subunit A beta isoform isoform X4, whose product MVRRAAASKLGEFAKVLELDSVKSEIVPLFTNLASDEQDSVRLLAVEACVSIAQLLSQDDLETLVMPTLRQAAEDKSWRVRYMVADKFSELQKAMGPKITLNDLIPAFQNLLKDCEAEVRAAAAHKVKELGENLPIEDRETIIMNQILPYIKELVSDTNQHVKSALASVIMGLSTILGKENTIEHLLPLFLAQLKDECPEVRLNIISNLDCVNEVIGIRQLSQSLLPAIVELAEDAKWRVRLAIIEYMPLLAGQLGVEFFDEKLNSLCMAWLVDHVYAIREAATNNLMKLVQKFGTEWAQNTIVPKVLLMANDPNYLHRMTTLFCINALSEACGQEITTKQMLPIVLKMAGDQVANVRFNVAKSLQKIGPILDTNALQGEVKPVLQKLGQDEDMDVKYFAQEAISGTSVSAAWRY is encoded by the exons ATGGTGCGACGTGCTGCTGCTTCCAAATTGGGTGAATTTGCAAAAGTTTTGGAATTAGACAGTGTGAAAAGTGAAATTGTTCCACTCTTCACTAATCTAGCTTCAGATGAACAG GATTCAGTGCGCCTCCTAGCTGTGGAAGCTTGTGTCAGTATTGCCCAGTTATTGTCTCAGGATGACCTTGAGACTTTGGTGATGCCTACACTTCGACAAGCAGCAGAAGATAAATCTTGGCGAGTTCGCTATATGGTGGCTGACAAATTTTCAGAG CTCCAGAAAGCCATGGGTCCTAAAATCACCTTAAATGACCTCATCCCCGCCTTTCAGAACCTACTTAAAGACTGTGAAGCTGAAGTCCGGGCGGCTGCTGCCCACAAAGTAAAAG aACTTGGTGAGAACTTGCCCATTGAAGATAGAGAGACCATAATTATGAATCAGATTCTGCCCTATATAAAG gaattagTATCCGATACCAATCAACATGTCAAATCGGCTCTAGCTTCTGTAATTATGGGATTGTCTACTATTTTGGGCAAAGAGAATACCATTGAACATCTTCTACCTCTTTTTTTAGCTCAGTTAAAGGATGAG TGTCCTGAAGTTCGTTTGAATATCATCTCCAATTTGGATTGTGTAAATGAAGTGATTGGAATCCGTCAGCTCTCTCAGTCTCTCCTTCCTGCCATAGTGGAGCTGGCTGAAGATGCCAAATGGAGGGTCCGGCTGGCCATCATTGAGTATATGCCACTGCTGGCAGGCCAGCTG GGTGTGGAATTCTTTGATGAAAAGCTGAATTCTTTATGTATGGCTTGGCTTGTGGACCATG TATACGCCATCCGAGAAGCTGCCACCAACAACCTCATGAAACTAGTTCAGAAGTTTGGTACAGAGTGGGCCCAAAATACCATTGTTCCCAAAGTGTTATTAATGGCAAATGATCCTAATTACTTGCATAGAATGACCACTTTATTCTGCATTAAT gcGCTGTCTGAGGCCTGTGGTCAGGAAATAACCACTAAGCAAATGCTGCCCATCGTATTAAAAATGGCAGGAGACCAAGTAGCAAATGTTCGCTTCAATGTGGccaaatctctacaaaaaattggaCCAATTCTAGATACCAA TGCTTTACAGGGAGAAGTTAAGCCAGTACTACAGAAGTTAGGTCAAGATGAAGACATGGATGTCAAATACTTTGCACAGGAAGCTATAAGTG
- the PPP2R1B gene encoding serine/threonine-protein phosphatase 2A 65 kDa regulatory subunit A beta isoform isoform X1: MAGASGLGTGPGAAGGDGDDSLYPIAVLIDELRNEDVQLRLNSIKKLSTIALALGVERTRSELLPFLTDTIYDEDEVLLALAEQLGNFTGLVGGPDFAHCLLPPLENLATVEETVVRDKAVESLRQISQEHTPVALEAYFVPLVKRLASGDWFTSRTSACGLFSVCYPRASNAVKAEIRQQFRSLCSDDTPMVRRAAASKLGEFAKVLELDSVKSEIVPLFTNLASDEQDSVRLLAVEACVSIAQLLSQDDLETLVMPTLRQAAEDKSWRVRYMVADKFSELQKAMGPKITLNDLIPAFQNLLKDCEAEVRAAAAHKVKELGENLPIEDRETIIMNQILPYIKELVSDTNQHVKSALASVIMGLSTILGKENTIEHLLPLFLAQLKDECPEVRLNIISNLDCVNEVIGIRQLSQSLLPAIVELAEDAKWRVRLAIIEYMPLLAGQLGVEFFDEKLNSLCMAWLVDHVYAIREAATNNLMKLVQKFGTEWAQNTIVPKVLLMANDPNYLHRMTTLFCINALSEACGQEITTKQMLPIVLKMAGDQVANVRFNVAKSLQKIGPILDTNALQGEVKPVLQKLGQDEDMDVKYFAQEAISGTSVSAAWRY; the protein is encoded by the exons ATGGCGGGCGCATCGGGGCTCGGGACCGGCCCAGGAGCAGCGGGGGGAGATGGAGATGATTCGCTATACCCAATCGCGGTTTTAATCGACGAGCTCCGCAATGAAGACGTGCAG CTCCGACTCAACAGTATTAAGAAGTTATCAACAATTGCCCTAGCACTTGGAGTAGAAAGGACGCGAAGTGAATTGTTGCCATTCCTTACAG ATACAATTTATGATGAAGATGAGGTACTATTAGCTCTTGCTGAGCAGCTGGGAAATTTCACTGGCCTAGTGGGAGGTCCTGACTTTGCCCACTGTCTGCTG cctcCTTTGGAAAATCTGGCAACTGTGGAAGAGACTGTTGTTCGTGACAAGGCTGTAGAGTCCCTGAGACAGATCTCCCAGGAGCATACTCCTGTTGCTCTGGAAGCTTATTTTGTACCTCTGGTGAAACGCCTAGCAAGTGGGGATTGGTTCACCTCTCGCACATCTGCATGTGGTTTGTTCAGCGTTTGCTATCCCCGGGCATCAAATGCTGTTAAAGCAGAAATCAGACA GCAGTTCCGTTCCTTGTGCTCAGATGACACACCAATGGTGCGACGTGCTGCTGCTTCCAAATTGGGTGAATTTGCAAAAGTTTTGGAATTAGACAGTGTGAAAAGTGAAATTGTTCCACTCTTCACTAATCTAGCTTCAGATGAACAG GATTCAGTGCGCCTCCTAGCTGTGGAAGCTTGTGTCAGTATTGCCCAGTTATTGTCTCAGGATGACCTTGAGACTTTGGTGATGCCTACACTTCGACAAGCAGCAGAAGATAAATCTTGGCGAGTTCGCTATATGGTGGCTGACAAATTTTCAGAG CTCCAGAAAGCCATGGGTCCTAAAATCACCTTAAATGACCTCATCCCCGCCTTTCAGAACCTACTTAAAGACTGTGAAGCTGAAGTCCGGGCGGCTGCTGCCCACAAAGTAAAAG aACTTGGTGAGAACTTGCCCATTGAAGATAGAGAGACCATAATTATGAATCAGATTCTGCCCTATATAAAG gaattagTATCCGATACCAATCAACATGTCAAATCGGCTCTAGCTTCTGTAATTATGGGATTGTCTACTATTTTGGGCAAAGAGAATACCATTGAACATCTTCTACCTCTTTTTTTAGCTCAGTTAAAGGATGAG TGTCCTGAAGTTCGTTTGAATATCATCTCCAATTTGGATTGTGTAAATGAAGTGATTGGAATCCGTCAGCTCTCTCAGTCTCTCCTTCCTGCCATAGTGGAGCTGGCTGAAGATGCCAAATGGAGGGTCCGGCTGGCCATCATTGAGTATATGCCACTGCTGGCAGGCCAGCTG GGTGTGGAATTCTTTGATGAAAAGCTGAATTCTTTATGTATGGCTTGGCTTGTGGACCATG TATACGCCATCCGAGAAGCTGCCACCAACAACCTCATGAAACTAGTTCAGAAGTTTGGTACAGAGTGGGCCCAAAATACCATTGTTCCCAAAGTGTTATTAATGGCAAATGATCCTAATTACTTGCATAGAATGACCACTTTATTCTGCATTAAT gcGCTGTCTGAGGCCTGTGGTCAGGAAATAACCACTAAGCAAATGCTGCCCATCGTATTAAAAATGGCAGGAGACCAAGTAGCAAATGTTCGCTTCAATGTGGccaaatctctacaaaaaattggaCCAATTCTAGATACCAA TGCTTTACAGGGAGAAGTTAAGCCAGTACTACAGAAGTTAGGTCAAGATGAAGACATGGATGTCAAATACTTTGCACAGGAAGCTATAAGTG
- the PPP2R1B gene encoding serine/threonine-protein phosphatase 2A 65 kDa regulatory subunit A beta isoform isoform X3 yields the protein MAGASGLGTGPGAAGGDGDDSLYPIAVLIDELRNEDVQLRLNSIKKLSTIALALGVERTRSELLPFLTDTIYDEDEVLLALAEQLGNFTGLVGGPDFAHCLLPPLENLATVEETVVRDKAVESLRQISQEHTPVALEAYFVPLVKRLASGDWFTSRTSACGLFSVCYPRASNAVKAEIRQQFRSLCSDDTPMVRRAAASKLGEFAKVLELDSVKSEIVPLFTNLASDEQDSVRLLAVEACVSIAQLLSQDDLETLVMPTLRQAAEDKSWRVRYMVADKFSELQKAMGPKITLNDLIPAFQNLLKDCEAEVRAAAAHKVKELGENLPIEDRETIIMNQILPYIKELVSDTNQHVKSALASVIMGLSTILGKENTIEHLLPLFLAQLKDECPEVRLNIISNLDCVNEVIGIRQLSQSLLPAIVELAEDAKWRVRLAIIEYMPLLAGQLALSEACGQEITTKQMLPIVLKMAGDQVANVRFNVAKSLQKIGPILDTNALQGEVKPVLQKLGQDEDMDVKYFAQEAISGTSVSAAWRY from the exons ATGGCGGGCGCATCGGGGCTCGGGACCGGCCCAGGAGCAGCGGGGGGAGATGGAGATGATTCGCTATACCCAATCGCGGTTTTAATCGACGAGCTCCGCAATGAAGACGTGCAG CTCCGACTCAACAGTATTAAGAAGTTATCAACAATTGCCCTAGCACTTGGAGTAGAAAGGACGCGAAGTGAATTGTTGCCATTCCTTACAG ATACAATTTATGATGAAGATGAGGTACTATTAGCTCTTGCTGAGCAGCTGGGAAATTTCACTGGCCTAGTGGGAGGTCCTGACTTTGCCCACTGTCTGCTG cctcCTTTGGAAAATCTGGCAACTGTGGAAGAGACTGTTGTTCGTGACAAGGCTGTAGAGTCCCTGAGACAGATCTCCCAGGAGCATACTCCTGTTGCTCTGGAAGCTTATTTTGTACCTCTGGTGAAACGCCTAGCAAGTGGGGATTGGTTCACCTCTCGCACATCTGCATGTGGTTTGTTCAGCGTTTGCTATCCCCGGGCATCAAATGCTGTTAAAGCAGAAATCAGACA GCAGTTCCGTTCCTTGTGCTCAGATGACACACCAATGGTGCGACGTGCTGCTGCTTCCAAATTGGGTGAATTTGCAAAAGTTTTGGAATTAGACAGTGTGAAAAGTGAAATTGTTCCACTCTTCACTAATCTAGCTTCAGATGAACAG GATTCAGTGCGCCTCCTAGCTGTGGAAGCTTGTGTCAGTATTGCCCAGTTATTGTCTCAGGATGACCTTGAGACTTTGGTGATGCCTACACTTCGACAAGCAGCAGAAGATAAATCTTGGCGAGTTCGCTATATGGTGGCTGACAAATTTTCAGAG CTCCAGAAAGCCATGGGTCCTAAAATCACCTTAAATGACCTCATCCCCGCCTTTCAGAACCTACTTAAAGACTGTGAAGCTGAAGTCCGGGCGGCTGCTGCCCACAAAGTAAAAG aACTTGGTGAGAACTTGCCCATTGAAGATAGAGAGACCATAATTATGAATCAGATTCTGCCCTATATAAAG gaattagTATCCGATACCAATCAACATGTCAAATCGGCTCTAGCTTCTGTAATTATGGGATTGTCTACTATTTTGGGCAAAGAGAATACCATTGAACATCTTCTACCTCTTTTTTTAGCTCAGTTAAAGGATGAG TGTCCTGAAGTTCGTTTGAATATCATCTCCAATTTGGATTGTGTAAATGAAGTGATTGGAATCCGTCAGCTCTCTCAGTCTCTCCTTCCTGCCATAGTGGAGCTGGCTGAAGATGCCAAATGGAGGGTCCGGCTGGCCATCATTGAGTATATGCCACTGCTGGCAGGCCAGCTG gcGCTGTCTGAGGCCTGTGGTCAGGAAATAACCACTAAGCAAATGCTGCCCATCGTATTAAAAATGGCAGGAGACCAAGTAGCAAATGTTCGCTTCAATGTGGccaaatctctacaaaaaattggaCCAATTCTAGATACCAA TGCTTTACAGGGAGAAGTTAAGCCAGTACTACAGAAGTTAGGTCAAGATGAAGACATGGATGTCAAATACTTTGCACAGGAAGCTATAAGTG
- the PPP2R1B gene encoding serine/threonine-protein phosphatase 2A 65 kDa regulatory subunit A beta isoform isoform X2 — protein MAGASGLGTGPGAAGGDGDDSLYPIAVLIDELRNEDVQLRLNSIKKLSTIALALGVERTRSELLPFLTDTIYDEDEVLLALAEQLGNFTGLVGGPDFAHCLLPPLENLATVEETVVRDKAVESLRQISQEHTPVALEAYFVPLVKRLASGDWFTSRTSACGLFSVCYPRASNAVKAEIRQQFRSLCSDDTPMVRRAAASKLGEFAKVLELDSVKSEIVPLFTNLASDEQDSVRLLAVEACVSIAQLLSQDDLETLVMPTLRQAAEDKSWRVRYMVADKFSELQKAMGPKITLNDLIPAFQNLLKDCEAEVRAAAAHKVKELGENLPIEDRETIIMNQILPYIKELVSDTNQHVKSALASVIMGLSTILGKENTIEHLLPLFLAQLKDECPEVRLNIISNLDCVNEVIGIRQLSQSLLPAIVELAEDAKWRVRLAIIEYMPLLAGQLGVEFFDEKLNSLCMAWLVDHVYAIREAATNNLMKLVQKFGTEWAQNTIVPKVLLMANDPNYLHRMTTLFCINALSEACGQEITTKQMLPIVLKMAGDQVANVRFNVAKSLQKIGPILDTNALQGEVKPVLQKLGQDEDMDVKYFAQEAISVLALA, from the exons ATGGCGGGCGCATCGGGGCTCGGGACCGGCCCAGGAGCAGCGGGGGGAGATGGAGATGATTCGCTATACCCAATCGCGGTTTTAATCGACGAGCTCCGCAATGAAGACGTGCAG CTCCGACTCAACAGTATTAAGAAGTTATCAACAATTGCCCTAGCACTTGGAGTAGAAAGGACGCGAAGTGAATTGTTGCCATTCCTTACAG ATACAATTTATGATGAAGATGAGGTACTATTAGCTCTTGCTGAGCAGCTGGGAAATTTCACTGGCCTAGTGGGAGGTCCTGACTTTGCCCACTGTCTGCTG cctcCTTTGGAAAATCTGGCAACTGTGGAAGAGACTGTTGTTCGTGACAAGGCTGTAGAGTCCCTGAGACAGATCTCCCAGGAGCATACTCCTGTTGCTCTGGAAGCTTATTTTGTACCTCTGGTGAAACGCCTAGCAAGTGGGGATTGGTTCACCTCTCGCACATCTGCATGTGGTTTGTTCAGCGTTTGCTATCCCCGGGCATCAAATGCTGTTAAAGCAGAAATCAGACA GCAGTTCCGTTCCTTGTGCTCAGATGACACACCAATGGTGCGACGTGCTGCTGCTTCCAAATTGGGTGAATTTGCAAAAGTTTTGGAATTAGACAGTGTGAAAAGTGAAATTGTTCCACTCTTCACTAATCTAGCTTCAGATGAACAG GATTCAGTGCGCCTCCTAGCTGTGGAAGCTTGTGTCAGTATTGCCCAGTTATTGTCTCAGGATGACCTTGAGACTTTGGTGATGCCTACACTTCGACAAGCAGCAGAAGATAAATCTTGGCGAGTTCGCTATATGGTGGCTGACAAATTTTCAGAG CTCCAGAAAGCCATGGGTCCTAAAATCACCTTAAATGACCTCATCCCCGCCTTTCAGAACCTACTTAAAGACTGTGAAGCTGAAGTCCGGGCGGCTGCTGCCCACAAAGTAAAAG aACTTGGTGAGAACTTGCCCATTGAAGATAGAGAGACCATAATTATGAATCAGATTCTGCCCTATATAAAG gaattagTATCCGATACCAATCAACATGTCAAATCGGCTCTAGCTTCTGTAATTATGGGATTGTCTACTATTTTGGGCAAAGAGAATACCATTGAACATCTTCTACCTCTTTTTTTAGCTCAGTTAAAGGATGAG TGTCCTGAAGTTCGTTTGAATATCATCTCCAATTTGGATTGTGTAAATGAAGTGATTGGAATCCGTCAGCTCTCTCAGTCTCTCCTTCCTGCCATAGTGGAGCTGGCTGAAGATGCCAAATGGAGGGTCCGGCTGGCCATCATTGAGTATATGCCACTGCTGGCAGGCCAGCTG GGTGTGGAATTCTTTGATGAAAAGCTGAATTCTTTATGTATGGCTTGGCTTGTGGACCATG TATACGCCATCCGAGAAGCTGCCACCAACAACCTCATGAAACTAGTTCAGAAGTTTGGTACAGAGTGGGCCCAAAATACCATTGTTCCCAAAGTGTTATTAATGGCAAATGATCCTAATTACTTGCATAGAATGACCACTTTATTCTGCATTAAT gcGCTGTCTGAGGCCTGTGGTCAGGAAATAACCACTAAGCAAATGCTGCCCATCGTATTAAAAATGGCAGGAGACCAAGTAGCAAATGTTCGCTTCAATGTGGccaaatctctacaaaaaattggaCCAATTCTAGATACCAA TGCTTTACAGGGAGAAGTTAAGCCAGTACTACAGAAGTTAGGTCAAGATGAAGACATGGATGTCAAATACTTTGCACAGGAAGCTATAAGTG TTCTTGCATTGGCATAA